A stretch of the Geovibrio thiophilus genome encodes the following:
- a CDS encoding energy-coupling factor transporter transmembrane component T family protein produces the protein MKFSPAVAIAAAVVYSLLIAFRTEITAYDAVFALFLAAVSFKSAFRPFLRLLRLNLVILFICATVLIFHRDTSYALLIFLRANLILSANLLLFAPHGAMGIYYGFCGLKFPDRFTVLLFFVIKYIEILGAEYKKMRDSLRIRCFNPKTNLFTYKTFGYLVGMLFVKSMEKAKSLHHAMILRGFKGKLYPFNTHSLTASDAALVFVLLIQTALTIGQLI, from the coding sequence ATGAAGTTCTCTCCCGCTGTCGCCATAGCCGCTGCCGTGGTTTACTCTCTGCTGATCGCGTTCAGGACAGAAATAACAGCGTATGACGCTGTATTCGCCCTGTTTCTGGCTGCCGTGTCTTTCAAATCTGCTTTCCGTCCCTTCCTCCGCCTGCTTAGGCTTAATCTTGTGATACTTTTCATATGTGCCACAGTTCTCATTTTCCATCGTGACACATCATACGCTCTTCTGATTTTTCTCAGGGCAAACCTGATTCTCAGCGCAAATTTGCTCCTTTTCGCTCCCCACGGAGCAATGGGGATTTACTACGGCTTCTGCGGGCTGAAATTTCCCGACAGGTTTACAGTACTTTTATTCTTTGTTATAAAATACATTGAGATTCTCGGCGCTGAGTACAAAAAAATGCGTGACTCTCTGCGGATACGGTGCTTTAATCCGAAAACTAACCTGTTCACTTACAAAACATTCGGGTATCTGGTGGGTATGCTGTTCGTAAAAAGCATGGAAAAGGCAAAATCGCTTCATCACGCAATGATTCTCAGAGGATTTAAAGGAAAGCTTTATCCCTTCAATACTCACTCTCTGACCGCATCCGATGCGGCTCTGGTGTTTGTGCTCCTTATTCAGACAGCGCTTACAATCGGGCAGCTTATATGA